A single genomic interval of Candidatus Jordarchaeales archaeon harbors:
- a CDS encoding 3-methyl-2-oxobutanoate dehydrogenase subunit beta, producing the protein MSARKIYQEAPEEYVLPGNSACQGCGSTLALRWILKALGKRTVIVNPASCGCVYVGLYPRTAISVPYIQMAFAAGPAAASGIVGGLAARGEKDVTVVCWAGDGGTADIGVSSLSGTAERNTDYIYFCYDNEAYMNTGTQRSGSTPAGAWTTTTPLGKKENKKDMALIMAAHRIPYVATTCSSYPIDIYNKTKKAKNIKGMRYIHILVPCPPGWRFDTGLTVKIGRLAVQSGMWLLYEVENGVFRLSPPSRTIIEKPEKRIPVREYIRAQERFSRMSDEEIKSLQEIIDKKLEKVAELDGKTLFF; encoded by the coding sequence TTGTCTGCAAGAAAAATCTATCAAGAAGCACCAGAAGAATATGTGTTGCCAGGTAACTCTGCTTGTCAGGGTTGCGGCTCGACATTGGCTTTAAGGTGGATTTTAAAAGCTTTAGGCAAGAGAACGGTTATAGTTAACCCTGCTTCTTGTGGTTGTGTTTATGTCGGCCTCTATCCGCGAACAGCGATAAGCGTTCCGTACATCCAAATGGCTTTCGCAGCAGGACCTGCTGCTGCATCCGGAATAGTGGGTGGTTTAGCTGCTCGAGGAGAAAAAGACGTTACGGTGGTTTGTTGGGCTGGTGATGGAGGGACAGCAGACATAGGTGTTTCAAGTCTTTCCGGGACCGCCGAAAGAAACACGGATTACATTTACTTCTGTTACGACAATGAGGCATACATGAATACTGGAACGCAGAGAAGCGGGAGCACACCTGCAGGAGCCTGGACCACAACAACTCCTCTGGGTAAAAAGGAAAATAAGAAGGATATGGCGTTAATCATGGCTGCTCACAGGATTCCTTACGTGGCTACAACGTGCTCTTCATACCCTATCGATATTTACAATAAAACCAAGAAAGCCAAGAACATTAAAGGTATGAGATACATCCACATCTTAGTTCCATGTCCTCCGGGATGGCGCTTCGACACCGGATTAACGGTTAAAATCGGTAGGTTGGCTGTCCAATCTGGAATGTGGCTTTTATACGAAGTTGAAAATGGCGTTTTCCGCCTAAGCCCGCCGAGCAGAACCATTATAGAGAAGCCCGAGAAACGTATTCCAGTGAGAGAATATATCAGGGCGCAAGAACGTTTTAGCAGGATGAGTGATGAAGAAATAAAGTCTCTTCAGGAAATAATCGACAAGAAGCTTGAAAAAGTAGCTGAACTTGATGGAAAAACGCTCTTCTTCTAG
- a CDS encoding Lsm family RNA-binding protein: protein MSTTTSVNFFKDLASMVGKKVKVNLEDGRTYTGNLRSYEVNTLSLCLTDAEDGKGNTYKKVFIKGDKIVDFFQIEKGMDLRELYMEISKVFPHGDVEFLEDSNVILVLKKVKVTESGVEGEGPIARRVKEIYDRFMTEKRADTS, encoded by the coding sequence ATGAGTACTACTACGTCCGTCAATTTTTTCAAAGATCTGGCAAGCATGGTAGGTAAAAAGGTTAAAGTCAACCTCGAAGATGGTAGAACGTACACTGGGAACCTAAGGAGTTATGAAGTCAACACTTTGAGTTTATGCCTAACAGACGCCGAGGATGGTAAAGGGAATACCTACAAGAAAGTTTTCATTAAAGGGGACAAAATCGTGGACTTCTTTCAGATAGAAAAAGGAATGGACTTGCGAGAACTTTACATGGAAATTAGCAAAGTATTCCCTCACGGTGATGTGGAGTTTCTCGAAGATAGTAATGTTATACTCGTACTTAAAAAGGTCAAGGTTACTGAGAGCGGCGTAGAAGGAGAGGGGCCTATAGCAAGAAGAGTTAAGGAAATATATGATAGGTTTATGACGGAAAAAAGAGCGGACACTTCTTAA
- a CDS encoding 50S ribosomal protein L23: MEPHEVIKAPLATEAAFRMIEKENKLVFIVDRRANKKVIRAAVEKLYGVKVEKVNTLITPRGEKKAFVKLKPEYSAADLATKMGLF, encoded by the coding sequence GTGGAGCCTCACGAGGTTATCAAAGCACCATTAGCGACTGAGGCTGCTTTCAGGATGATAGAGAAAGAAAACAAACTAGTTTTTATAGTCGACCGAAGGGCCAACAAGAAAGTCATACGTGCTGCTGTAGAGAAACTTTACGGAGTAAAAGTTGAAAAGGTTAACACGCTTATAACTCCCAGGGGAGAAAAGAAGGCATTCGTTAAGCTTAAGCCAGAATACAGTGCAGCCGATTTAGCAACAAAAATGGGATTATTCTAA
- a CDS encoding N-glycosylase/DNA lyase, with protein MSSHNMYYLLNKLRELKESSVREIIEKRIKEFESLPPEKWFSELCFCILTANSSAQIGIKAQEVIGDGFLSMSKEELALVLKKLGHPYYVKRAEYIVEARKYREIHKIVSQFGDERQAREWLVKNIKGIGYKEASHFLRNVGYKNVAIIDRHILRVMVRYGLIEKVPKGLTKKKYLELEKILERVAREAGLTLAELDLYLWYMDTGKVLK; from the coding sequence ATGTCTTCGCATAACATGTACTACTTATTAAACAAACTAAGGGAACTTAAGGAAAGCAGTGTGAGAGAAATTATTGAAAAAAGAATTAAGGAATTTGAGTCCCTGCCTCCCGAAAAGTGGTTCTCTGAACTTTGCTTTTGTATTCTAACGGCGAATTCGTCCGCCCAGATAGGTATCAAAGCACAAGAAGTCATAGGAGATGGCTTTCTTTCAATGAGTAAGGAGGAGCTTGCGCTTGTCCTAAAAAAGTTGGGACATCCGTACTATGTGAAAAGAGCGGAATATATAGTTGAGGCGAGAAAATACAGGGAGATACATAAGATAGTGTCTCAGTTTGGTGATGAGAGACAGGCAAGGGAGTGGCTTGTTAAGAACATTAAAGGAATAGGGTACAAAGAAGCAAGCCACTTTTTGAGAAATGTAGGTTACAAGAACGTGGCGATAATTGATAGACACATACTTAGAGTGATGGTTAGGTACGGATTGATTGAAAAAGTACCTAAAGGACTTACAAAAAAGAAGTATCTCGAACTTGAAAAAATACTTGAAAGGGTTGCTAGGGAGGCAGGGTTAACATTAGCAGAGCTAGATCTTTACCTTTGGTACATGGACACTGGAAAGGTTCTCAAATAG
- a CDS encoding zinc ribbon domain-containing protein, whose translation MKCPKCKNKVSPDELNCPYCGARIGEEIIERLLPLLRKPLEKPATPLSVHHRLFTGMIKPNVVFSDIVSSPDLLGPLLVVFLNSFLSTIYFLLPIGKIFFTDMLFFLFFKDSLSSLPIILFYFNLSLAFLELFLVSFLYWLPLKLLGRDVRFKSFVSMVGYAYVLVVLGQMVSLIITSINSSVLVMPALPPVLQLSTTQFYLYLLWKVGKTAKLVCLLGVAFLITPGIRKAAKLSTSFSLIFSYSVVLIAYTLLTF comes from the coding sequence TTGAAGTGTCCTAAATGTAAAAATAAAGTTTCGCCAGACGAACTCAATTGCCCATATTGTGGCGCTAGAATAGGGGAAGAAATCATTGAACGCTTGCTCCCTCTTCTAAGAAAACCATTAGAAAAACCTGCTACCCCTCTCTCGGTGCACCATAGGCTTTTCACCGGAATGATTAAGCCAAACGTTGTTTTCAGTGACATAGTATCGTCACCGGACCTTCTTGGTCCACTGTTAGTAGTCTTTTTAAACAGTTTCCTCTCCACAATTTACTTCCTACTTCCGATAGGCAAAATCTTCTTCACTGATATGCTTTTCTTCCTCTTTTTCAAAGACTCTCTCTCTTCTCTCCCAATTATCCTATTTTACTTCAATCTCTCCTTGGCGTTTTTGGAACTCTTCTTGGTCAGTTTTCTGTATTGGCTTCCCCTCAAATTACTAGGGCGCGACGTCCGCTTCAAATCTTTTGTCTCTATGGTTGGATACGCATACGTCCTGGTAGTGTTAGGTCAGATGGTATCCTTAATAATTACTTCTATCAATAGTAGCGTACTCGTTATGCCAGCGCTTCCGCCTGTGCTCCAGCTCTCCACCACTCAATTCTACCTATATCTTCTCTGGAAAGTTGGCAAAACAGCTAAGTTGGTATGTCTCCTAGGTGTAGCTTTCTTGATAACGCCTGGAATCCGTAAAGCGGCTAAATTATCTACAAGTTTTTCCTTAATTTTCTCGTATTCCGTTGTTTTGATTGCATATACTCTTCTCACTTTTTGA
- the gvpD gene encoding gas vesicle protein GvpD P-loop domain-containing protein: protein MFKLIKSFFGLEGNNLLLVYGDSGTGKTAFGFEVLREVGDVGCGFYVSCGIDRTALLSRYSDLNRYLCEVIDVNDLPFPQEENIYDAVLRSNLPMFLRYLYERAEKVKSALIFIDDFERVSNAIGLDPVSVMELYVSFLRHASLRSIVTVRRNEHLEQIADGVIVLEVKEQDGRVIRKAFVKKLCGLKIRESRFLYTILGGRLLPLSRPLKDIENLPRSILDKIQGLALETGACTGVLGEKLISFGSESFDRLLGGLSNEGLNLLIFDVKVHSLIRALILLNIIKSFINNGGIVLSIGMEPLLHTPPPLCFKMSPLYFPIQVSGELNLDKIASDIKDLLSGRQGKYILLFFNFDYMEVALGNSGVSSLIYSLLNSLALDNICIVGVCSKASRAVQGLASRIFLFQEEAGYTLVCGIKPWTPYYHISVSLTYDGYVKLSLTEIV from the coding sequence TTGTTTAAACTTATTAAGAGTTTCTTCGGTTTAGAAGGGAATAACCTCCTGCTTGTTTACGGGGATTCTGGAACTGGAAAAACTGCTTTTGGTTTTGAAGTACTGAGAGAAGTGGGCGATGTTGGGTGCGGATTCTACGTCTCCTGTGGAATTGATCGTACTGCTCTGCTTAGCCGCTATAGCGACTTAAACCGCTACTTATGTGAGGTTATAGATGTAAATGATCTTCCTTTTCCTCAGGAAGAGAACATCTATGACGCTGTTTTGCGGTCAAACCTTCCTATGTTCCTAAGGTACCTCTACGAGCGGGCCGAGAAAGTGAAGAGTGCCTTGATCTTTATTGATGATTTCGAAAGAGTTTCTAACGCAATAGGCTTAGACCCTGTCTCCGTCATGGAACTCTATGTCTCATTTCTTAGGCATGCAAGTCTTCGTAGCATAGTTACTGTTAGAAGAAACGAGCACTTAGAGCAAATCGCTGACGGCGTTATCGTCCTTGAAGTTAAGGAACAAGATGGACGAGTGATCAGGAAAGCTTTTGTTAAGAAGCTCTGTGGTCTGAAAATTCGCGAGTCACGCTTTCTCTATACCATTTTGGGAGGACGCTTACTGCCTCTTTCTCGACCATTGAAGGATATTGAAAACCTTCCAAGGAGCATTCTGGATAAAATTCAGGGTTTAGCACTAGAAACTGGTGCTTGTACCGGCGTTCTTGGAGAGAAACTCATAAGCTTTGGTTCAGAATCATTTGACCGACTCCTAGGAGGGTTGTCTAATGAAGGCCTTAATCTCCTGATTTTTGACGTAAAAGTTCACTCATTAATCCGTGCCTTAATTCTTCTAAATATCATCAAGTCCTTCATAAATAACGGAGGAATTGTTCTTTCGATAGGCATGGAGCCACTTTTACACACTCCTCCCCCTCTTTGTTTTAAAATGTCCCCCTTGTATTTTCCTATTCAAGTCTCCGGCGAATTAAATTTAGATAAGATCGCAAGCGATATTAAGGATCTCCTGTCAGGGAGACAGGGGAAGTACATCCTCCTGTTTTTCAACTTTGATTACATGGAGGTTGCATTGGGTAATAGTGGAGTCTCATCCTTAATATACTCTTTATTGAACTCGCTTGCGCTTGATAATATATGTATAGTTGGTGTATGTTCAAAGGCTTCGCGTGCGGTTCAAGGGTTAGCAAGTCGCATATTCTTGTTCCAAGAAGAAGCCGGCTATACGCTTGTCTGCGGCATTAAACCTTGGACCCCATACTACCATATTTCTGTGTCCTTAACTTATGATGGTTATGTTAAGCTCTCCCTTACAGAAATAGTTTAA
- a CDS encoding aminoacyl--tRNA ligase-related protein has protein sequence MLKGCIELSGNLPENATSEIEKFLSDIYGKVFLKGAPQGREEEGAHLTAWRVEGNRFYVEIKSGRYVRAHVALIRLRNVLAEFLGSKFGVGVRSCKALDYILEFELEKEPIEPVRVLFARDVKFDGRKVTVSLEELDDAALEKNYPDRIINRVREKVSRQYVSGKKEFTRTVKRKVKGFERYRLNEDPTDIAVKLGWVKEYPAAGVWQIMPPMAALIRAMETLIVERVAKPLGFQEVMLPRLIPLEVEYRKGHFGIANEIIWACPPISRDPKDFEDIVDYVEITGGPPPPEMLKEKLRPPVYGLSYAQCEPFYEMFHKEIVDLDILEREPIMLFDRNGPTYRWESGGIRGLERLNEFHRIEFVFLSTPEKCVEIRDEVLEKTERLVDEVLDLDYRVDATTAVYLEHAGKSGEDEEYGGLVKTYDLTVLLPFQTKSRPEAELEIASFHVHTDFYAKRFNFKDKKRRTVFTGCAGLGPSRFAYVFLVRHGFDFEEWPVEVKKHIGDRLPEPPRMLTWPKN, from the coding sequence ATGTTGAAGGGATGCATAGAGCTCAGTGGTAACCTTCCAGAAAATGCTACAAGCGAAATTGAAAAGTTTTTGAGTGACATTTATGGAAAAGTATTCTTGAAAGGTGCTCCTCAGGGTCGTGAGGAGGAAGGTGCACATTTAACTGCGTGGAGAGTGGAGGGGAATAGGTTTTATGTCGAGATAAAAAGTGGTAGGTATGTGCGTGCACATGTAGCACTCATTAGATTAAGGAACGTATTGGCAGAGTTTTTGGGTTCTAAGTTTGGGGTTGGTGTTAGGTCTTGCAAGGCGCTTGATTACATCTTAGAATTTGAGCTCGAAAAGGAGCCTATTGAACCTGTAAGGGTTCTTTTTGCAAGAGACGTGAAGTTTGATGGTAGAAAGGTTACTGTTTCCTTGGAGGAGTTAGATGACGCTGCTCTAGAAAAGAATTATCCAGATCGCATAATTAACCGCGTACGTGAGAAAGTTTCGAGACAATATGTTTCCGGTAAGAAGGAATTTACTCGTACTGTTAAACGTAAAGTAAAAGGGTTTGAGCGGTACAGGTTAAACGAGGACCCAACGGATATTGCTGTTAAACTCGGTTGGGTCAAGGAGTACCCTGCAGCGGGAGTATGGCAAATAATGCCGCCCATGGCCGCATTAATCAGGGCCATGGAAACGTTAATAGTAGAAAGAGTTGCCAAGCCTCTTGGTTTCCAAGAAGTTATGCTTCCGCGCCTAATCCCACTCGAGGTTGAATACAGAAAGGGGCATTTTGGAATCGCAAACGAGATAATCTGGGCTTGCCCGCCTATCTCCCGAGATCCGAAGGACTTTGAAGACATTGTGGATTATGTCGAAATAACCGGCGGGCCGCCACCCCCAGAAATGTTGAAAGAAAAACTTAGACCACCCGTGTACGGACTTTCATACGCCCAATGCGAGCCTTTCTACGAAATGTTCCACAAGGAGATAGTGGACTTAGATATTCTCGAAAGAGAGCCTATAATGCTTTTCGACAGGAACGGTCCAACATACCGATGGGAGAGTGGCGGGATTAGAGGACTTGAGAGGCTTAATGAGTTTCACAGGATAGAGTTTGTTTTTCTCTCAACACCAGAAAAATGTGTTGAAATAAGGGATGAAGTACTTGAAAAAACTGAGAGACTTGTTGACGAAGTATTGGACTTAGACTACAGAGTGGATGCCACCACAGCAGTGTATCTCGAGCACGCGGGGAAAAGCGGTGAGGACGAAGAATATGGAGGATTAGTTAAGACGTACGATTTAACTGTTCTTTTACCTTTCCAGACGAAAAGCAGACCGGAAGCTGAGCTTGAAATAGCCAGCTTCCATGTTCACACGGACTTTTATGCCAAACGGTTCAATTTCAAAGACAAAAAGAGAAGGACAGTTTTTACTGGATGCGCTGGACTCGGCCCGTCTAGGTTCGCCTACGTTTTCCTGGTAAGACACGGATTTGACTTTGAAGAATGGCCTGTCGAGGTTAAAAAGCACATAGGGGATAGGCTACCCGAGCCACCGCGTATGCTAACATGGCCAAAGAACTAG
- the leuS gene encoding leucine--tRNA ligase, with protein MVVDWKFTEEKWQKRWAEARLFEADPPSKYERVGKKEKGLLVTFPYPYLNGLLHLGHAFTCLKADIYARVKRMQGFNVLFPFAFHATGEPIVGVAERIRKGDKKQIDILLKSGIPEKEVEKFKDPYYIVEYYRREAIEDVTRMGFSVDWRRQFTTIDPRYNRFIEWQYLKLRELGYVTLGTHPVIWCPNCESPTGDHDRLVGEGVSYVEFTLLKFELDGAYLMAATLRPETVFGVTNIWVNPDASYVRVKHNDELWIVSESAVPKLRAQGKKVEVIESFKGSKLVGRFCRNVVLGNSVPILPASFVDPDNASGVVMSVPSHAPYDWAAIKELKSNPSLLEKYGVPLDIVRELKPISLIKTEGLGEHPAVEAVENAGITSQLDPRLDELTKEIYKKEFHKGVLKENTGKYRGLPVREAKRLLIEDFISENKADFMYECADTVICRCNTKCIVKILENQWFLKYSDHEWKEKVYRLLRKMVILPDEARSAFENTIDWLEDKACVRKTGLGTKLPWDPEWIVETLSDSTIYMAFYTLAKYLNEFNIDANKLSPEVFDYIFLNKGSIDEVSSKSGLSKELLEAMRDEFEYWYPVDLRVSAKELIFNHLTFFLFHHVAIWPEDKWPRKIGVNGMIRVEGEKMSKSKGNFITIREVLNKYGADVTRIGLAYAAEGLNDPDWRDKEVQGLKKRLESLYEFVLNLPPTKPLNREIDRWLRSRLHRRIKAATESYESLKTRSAIQECLFNLWNDIRWYMKRTDEYGDILKEAVRTMIILLAPVIPHICEEIWEKMGEKGFIATEKWPEYNEEFFDDVVEGKEMLLESLLNDIKEIISVTGKKPKRITLFVAPRWKYRVLEESLKGKEGLVKRVMQIPEVKVHGKEAVKYAEKLVKEPLPIFLTQDEELNTLKSASSFIEREFEAKVEVLLAEESTHEKAKVAEPLKPGIYIE; from the coding sequence ATGGTAGTTGACTGGAAATTTACCGAGGAAAAATGGCAGAAGCGTTGGGCTGAAGCTAGATTGTTCGAAGCCGACCCCCCTTCAAAATACGAGAGAGTTGGCAAAAAGGAGAAGGGGTTACTTGTAACCTTTCCGTACCCATACCTCAATGGGCTTTTACATTTGGGGCACGCCTTCACTTGTTTAAAGGCGGATATTTATGCGCGGGTTAAAAGAATGCAAGGCTTCAATGTTCTCTTTCCCTTTGCTTTTCACGCAACAGGCGAGCCGATAGTTGGTGTCGCTGAAAGAATTCGAAAGGGTGATAAAAAGCAAATTGACATCTTGCTCAAGAGTGGCATTCCCGAAAAAGAAGTTGAAAAGTTTAAAGACCCATACTACATAGTTGAATACTACCGTCGCGAAGCCATAGAAGATGTTACGCGAATGGGTTTTTCCGTTGATTGGCGTCGTCAATTTACAACAATAGATCCTCGCTATAATCGCTTCATAGAATGGCAGTATCTCAAGCTGAGAGAACTAGGTTATGTTACTTTAGGCACTCACCCCGTCATTTGGTGTCCAAACTGTGAAAGCCCGACAGGCGATCACGACCGCCTTGTTGGCGAAGGCGTATCCTACGTCGAGTTTACCTTGTTGAAGTTCGAGCTAGACGGCGCATACTTAATGGCTGCAACATTGAGGCCTGAAACGGTTTTCGGTGTGACAAACATATGGGTAAACCCTGACGCTTCATATGTCCGAGTAAAACACAATGATGAGTTATGGATAGTAAGCGAGTCTGCTGTTCCTAAACTTAGAGCGCAAGGGAAAAAGGTTGAAGTGATTGAATCCTTTAAGGGAAGTAAACTTGTGGGAAGGTTCTGCAGAAACGTTGTCTTAGGGAATTCCGTGCCAATACTGCCAGCATCATTCGTAGACCCTGATAATGCTTCGGGTGTAGTTATGAGTGTTCCTAGTCATGCTCCATATGACTGGGCTGCTATAAAGGAGTTAAAGTCTAACCCATCACTCCTCGAAAAATATGGGGTCCCGTTAGACATAGTCAGAGAGTTGAAACCTATAAGCTTGATAAAGACTGAAGGCTTAGGAGAGCATCCGGCGGTAGAAGCAGTTGAAAATGCGGGAATAACAAGTCAACTCGATCCAAGGTTGGATGAACTAACTAAAGAGATTTACAAGAAAGAGTTCCATAAGGGCGTGCTTAAAGAGAATACTGGCAAGTATCGAGGGCTTCCAGTCAGGGAAGCTAAACGACTGTTAATTGAAGATTTCATCTCGGAGAATAAAGCTGACTTTATGTACGAATGTGCTGACACAGTCATATGCAGGTGTAACACGAAATGTATAGTTAAGATCCTAGAGAATCAGTGGTTTCTCAAATACTCCGACCACGAATGGAAAGAGAAAGTTTACCGCCTTTTAAGGAAGATGGTTATTCTTCCCGACGAGGCGCGGAGCGCTTTCGAGAACACTATAGACTGGCTTGAAGATAAGGCGTGTGTTCGTAAGACGGGACTAGGGACAAAGCTCCCATGGGATCCGGAATGGATAGTTGAAACACTATCAGACTCCACAATATACATGGCGTTCTACACTTTGGCGAAATACTTAAACGAATTTAATATTGACGCGAACAAGCTTTCCCCCGAAGTTTTTGATTATATATTCCTTAACAAGGGAAGCATCGATGAGGTTTCATCTAAAAGTGGGCTCAGCAAAGAGCTTTTGGAAGCTATGCGTGACGAGTTTGAGTACTGGTATCCCGTTGATCTGAGAGTTTCTGCCAAAGAGTTGATATTCAACCACCTCACCTTCTTCCTCTTTCACCACGTAGCCATATGGCCAGAAGACAAGTGGCCCCGCAAAATAGGAGTCAACGGCATGATACGTGTAGAAGGAGAAAAAATGTCGAAGTCTAAGGGGAATTTCATTACTATACGCGAAGTTCTAAATAAGTATGGTGCTGACGTGACAAGAATTGGATTAGCTTACGCTGCTGAAGGCTTAAACGACCCTGACTGGCGTGATAAAGAGGTTCAAGGACTTAAAAAACGCCTTGAATCACTCTACGAGTTTGTGTTGAATCTTCCACCGACAAAGCCTCTTAATAGGGAGATCGACAGGTGGCTCAGAAGTCGATTGCACCGAAGAATAAAGGCTGCGACTGAAAGCTACGAGTCTTTAAAGACGAGATCCGCAATACAAGAGTGTCTCTTTAACTTGTGGAATGACATAAGATGGTACATGAAACGGACAGACGAGTACGGCGACATATTAAAGGAAGCAGTGCGAACTATGATTATCCTATTGGCTCCCGTAATCCCTCACATATGCGAAGAAATATGGGAAAAAATGGGCGAAAAAGGCTTTATAGCGACTGAAAAGTGGCCTGAATATAACGAAGAGTTTTTCGACGACGTTGTGGAAGGAAAGGAAATGCTGCTTGAATCCCTGCTAAACGACATAAAGGAAATTATAAGCGTAACTGGTAAGAAGCCGAAACGAATAACCTTGTTCGTGGCCCCGCGCTGGAAGTACAGAGTGCTAGAAGAATCACTTAAAGGGAAAGAAGGGCTTGTAAAACGTGTGATGCAAATACCCGAAGTAAAAGTACACGGTAAAGAAGCTGTCAAGTACGCTGAAAAATTAGTGAAAGAGCCCCTGCCGATATTCCTCACGCAGGATGAAGAGCTGAATACCTTAAAATCTGCCTCATCGTTCATAGAACGCGAGTTTGAAGCGAAAGTGGAAGTTTTACTTGCTGAAGAATCAACTCACGAAAAAGCGAAAGTAGCTGAGCCGCTGAAGCCGGGAATTTACATTGAATAG